In Electrophorus electricus isolate fEleEle1 chromosome 6, fEleEle1.pri, whole genome shotgun sequence, a single genomic region encodes these proteins:
- the st8sia3 gene encoding sia-alpha-2,3-Gal-beta-1,4-GlcNAc-R:alpha 2,8-sialyltransferase isoform X12 has product MTKWVCLDLRKIGHPGVVTTSMSANELHSSFLFCHWVTVWRRYCICMGHCMEKVLHLYGSLCGSLHGEGTVSVWVTVWRRYYICMGHCMEKVLHLYGSLYGEGTVSVWVTVWRRYYICMGHCVGHCMEKVLYLYGSLYGEGTVSVWVTVWVTVWVTEWRRYYICMGHCMEKVLYLYGSLYGEGTTSVWVTVWVTVWRRYCICMGHCMEKVLHLYGSLYGSLYGEGTVSVWVTVWRRYCICMGHSMGHCMEKVLYLYGSLHGEGTVSVWVTVWVTAWRRYCICMGHCMEKVLHLYGSLYGSLYAEGFCAFL; this is encoded by the exons ATGACAAAATGGGTTTGCCTTGACTTAAGAAAAATTGGTCATCCAGGGGTGGTAACTACATCCATGTCTGCAAATGAGCTACAttcttccttccttttctgTCACTGGGTCACTGTATGGAGAAGGTACTGTATCTGTATGGGTCACTGTATGGAGAAGGTACTACATCTGTATGGGTCACTGTGTGGGTCACTGCATGGAGAAGGTACTGTATCTGTATGGGTCACTGTATGGAGAAGGTACTACATCTGTATGGGTCACTGTATGGAGAAGGTACTACATCTGTATGGGTCACTGTATGGAGAAGGTACTGTATCTGTATGGGTCACTGTATGGAGAAGGTACTACATCTGTATGGGTCACTGTGTGGGTCACTGCATGGAGAAG GTACTGTATCTGTATGGGTCACTGTATGGAGAAGGTACTGTATCTGTATGGGTCACTGTATGGGTCACTGTATGGGTCACTGAATGGAGAAGGTACTACATCTGTATGGGTCACTGTATGGAGAAGGTACTGTATCTGTATGGGTCACTGTATGGAGAAGGTACTACATCTGTATGGGTCACTGTATGGGTCACTGTATGGAGAAGGTACTGTATCTGTATGGGTCACTGTATGGAGAAGGTACTACATCTGTATGGGTCACTGTATGGGTCACTGTATGGAGAAGGTACTGTATCTGTATGGGTCACTGTATGGAGAAGGTACTGTATCTGTATGGGTCACTCTATGGGTCACTGCATGGAGAAGGTACTGTATCTGTATGGGTCACTGCATGGAGAAGGTACTGTATCTGTATGGGTCACTGTATGGGTCACTGCATGGAGAAGGTACTGTATCTGTATGGGTCACTGTATGGAGAAG GTACTACATCTGTATGGGTCACTGTATGGGTCACTGTATGCAGAAGGCTTCTGTGCTTTTCTTTGa
- the st8sia3 gene encoding sia-alpha-2,3-Gal-beta-1,4-GlcNAc-R:alpha 2,8-sialyltransferase isoform X7 has translation MTKWVCLDLRKIGHPGVVTTSMSANELHSSFLFCHWVTVWRRYCICMGHCMEKVLHLYGSLYGEGTTSVWVTVWRRYYICMGHCMEKVLYLYGSLYGEGTTSVWVTVWVTAWRRYCICMGHCMEKVLYLYGSLYGSLYGSLNGEGTTSVWVTVWRRYCICMGHCMEKVLHLYGSLYGSLYGEGTVSVWVTVWRRYYICMGHCMGHCMEKVLYLYGSLYGEGTVSVWVTLWVTAWRRYCICMGHCMEKVLYLYGSLYGSLHGEGTVSVWVTVWRRYYICMGHCMEKVLHLYGSLYGEGTVSVWVTVWRRYYICMGHCMGHCMQKASVLFFDFHCFSSFQS, from the exons ATGACAAAATGGGTTTGCCTTGACTTAAGAAAAATTGGTCATCCAGGGGTGGTAACTACATCCATGTCTGCAAATGAGCTACAttcttccttccttttctgTCACTGGGTCACTGTATGGAGAAGGTACTGTATCTGTATGGGTCACTGTATGGAGAAGGTACTACATCTGTATGG GTCACTGTATGGAGAAGGTACTACATCTGTATGGGTCACTGTATGGAGAAGGTACTACATCTGTATGGGTCACTGTATGGAGAAGGTACTGTATCTGTATGGGTCACTGTATGGAGAAGGTACTACATCTGTATGGGTCACTGTGTGGGTCACTGCATGGAGAAG GTACTGTATCTGTATGGGTCACTGTATGGAGAAGGTACTGTATCTGTATGGGTCACTGTATGGGTCACTGTATGGGTCACTGAATGGAGAAGGTACTACATCTGTATGGGTCACTGTATGGAGAAGGTACTGTATCTGTATGGGTCACTGTATGGAGAAGGTACTACATCTGTATGGGTCACTGTATGGGTCACTGTATGGAGAAGGTACTGTATCTGTATGGGTCACTGTATGGAGAAGGTACTACATCTGTATGGGTCACTGTATGGGTCACTGTATGGAGAAGGTACTGTATCTGTATGGGTCACTGTATGGAGAAGGTACTGTATCTGTATGGGTCACTCTATGGGTCACTGCATGGAGAAGGTACTGTATCTGTATGGGTCACTGCATGGAGAAGGTACTGTATCTGTATGGGTCACTGTATGGGTCACTGCATGGAGAAGGTACTGTATCTGTATGGGTCACTGTATGGAGAAGGTACTATATCTGTATGGGTCACTGTATGGAGAAGGTACTACATCTGTATGGGTCACTGTATGGAGAAGGTACTGTATCTGTATGGGTCACTGTATGGAGAAGGTACTACATCTGTATGGGTCACTGTATGGGTCACTGTATGCAGAAGGCTTCTGTGCTTTTCTTTGactttcattgtttttcttcttttcaatcATAA
- the st8sia3 gene encoding sia-alpha-2,3-Gal-beta-1,4-GlcNAc-R:alpha 2,8-sialyltransferase isoform X9, whose protein sequence is MTKWVCLDLRKIGHPGVVTTSMSANELHSSFLFCHWVTVWRRYCICMGHCMEKVLHLYGSLYGEGTTSVWVTVWRRYYICMGHCMEKVLYLYGSLYGEGTTSVWVTVWVTAWRRYCICMGHCMEKVLYLYGSLYGEGTTSVWVTVWRRYCICMGHCMEKVLHLYGSLYGSLYGEGTVSVWVTVWRRYYICMGHCMGHCMEKVLYLYGSLYGEGTVSVWVTLWVTAWRRYCICMGHCMEKVLYLYGSLYGSLHGEGTVSVWVTVWRRYYICMGHCMEKVLHLYGSLYGEGTVSVWVTVWRRYYICMGHCMGHCMQKASVLFFDFHCFSSFQS, encoded by the exons ATGACAAAATGGGTTTGCCTTGACTTAAGAAAAATTGGTCATCCAGGGGTGGTAACTACATCCATGTCTGCAAATGAGCTACAttcttccttccttttctgTCACTGGGTCACTGTATGGAGAAGGTACTGTATCTGTATGGGTCACTGTATGGAGAAGGTACTACATCTGTATGG GTCACTGTATGGAGAAGGTACTACATCTGTATGGGTCACTGTATGGAGAAGGTACTACATCTGTATGGGTCACTGTATGGAGAAGGTACTGTATCTGTATGGGTCACTGTATGGAGAAGGTACTACATCTGTATGGGTCACTGTGTGGGTCACTGCATGGAGAAGGTACTGTATCTGTATGGGTCACTGTATGGAGAAGGTACTGTATCTGTATGGGTCACTGTATGGAGAAG GTACTACATCTGTATGGGTCACTGTATGGAGAAGGTACTGTATCTGTATGGGTCACTGTATGGAGAAGGTACTACATCTGTATGGGTCACTGTATGGGTCACTGTATGGAGAAGGTACTGTATCTGTATGGGTCACTGTATGGAGAAGGTACTACATCTGTATGGGTCACTGTATGGGTCACTGTATGGAGAAGGTACTGTATCTGTATGGGTCACTGTATGGAGAAGGTACTGTATCTGTATGGGTCACTCTATGGGTCACTGCATGGAGAAGGTACTGTATCTGTATGGGTCACTGCATGGAGAAGGTACTGTATCTGTATGGGTCACTGTATGGGTCACTGCATGGAGAAGGTACTGTATCTGTATGGGTCACTGTATGGAGAAGGTACTATATCTGTATGGGTCACTGTATGGAGAAGGTACTACATCTGTATGGGTCACTGTATGGAGAAGGTACTGTATCTGTATGGGTCACTGTATGGAGAAGGTACTACATCTGTATGGGTCACTGTATGGGTCACTGTATGCAGAAGGCTTCTGTGCTTTTCTTTGactttcattgtttttcttcttttcaatcATAA
- the st8sia3 gene encoding sia-alpha-2,3-Gal-beta-1,4-GlcNAc-R:alpha 2,8-sialyltransferase isoform X14, with product MSYILPSFSVTGSLYGEGTVSVWVTVWRRYYICMGHCMEKVLHLYGSLYGEGTVSVWVTVWRRYYICMGHCVGHCMEKVLYLYGSLYGEGTVSVWVTVWVTVWVTEWRRYYICMGHCMEKVLYLYGSLYGEGTTSVWVTVWVTVWRRYCICMGHCMEKVLYLYGSLYGSLHGEGTVSVWVTAWRRYCICMGHCMGHCMEKVLYLYGSLYGEGTISVWVTVWRRYYICMGHCMEKVLYLYGSLYGEGTTSVWVTVWVTVCRRLLCFSLTFIVFLLFNHNMFRKLFFCLFFVCFASISVLTYMTE from the exons ATGAGCTACAttcttccttccttttctgTCACTGGGTCACTGTATGGAGAAG GTACTGTATCTGTATGGGTCACTGTATGGAGAAGGTACTACATCTGTATGGGTCACTGTATGGAGAAGGTACTACATCTGTATGGGTCACTGTATGGAGAAGGTACTGTATCTGTATGGGTCACTGTATGGAGAAGGTACTACATCTGTATGGGTCACTGTGTGGGTCACTGCATGGAGAAG GTACTGTATCTGTATGGGTCACTGTATGGAGAAGGTACTGTATCTGTATGGGTCACTGTATGGGTCACTGTATGGGTCACTGAATGGAGAAGGTACTACATCTGTATGGGTCACTGTATGGAGAAG GTACTGTATCTGTATGGGTCACTGTATGGAGAAGGTACTACATCTGTATGGGTCACTGTATGGGTCACTGTATGGAGAAGGTACTGTATCTGTATGGGTCACTGTATGGAGAAGGTACTGTATCTGTATGGGTCACTCTATGGGTCACTGCATGGAGAAGGTACTGTATCTGTATGGGTCACTGCATGGAGAAGGTACTGTATCTGTATGGGTCACTGTATGGGTCACTGCATGGAGAAGGTACTGTATCTGTATGGGTCACTGTATGGAGAAGGTACTATATCTGTATGGGTCACTGTATGGAGAAGGTACTACATCTGTATGGGTCACTGTATGGAGAAGGTACTGTATCTGTATGGGTCACTGTATGGAGAAGGTACTACATCTGTATGGGTCACTGTATGGGTCACTGTATGCAGAAGGCTTCTGTGCTTTTCTTTGactttcattgtttttcttcttttcaatcATAACATGTTCAGaaagttgtttttctgtttgttttttgtttgttttgcttccatttCTGTGCTCACATACATGACAGAATGA